A window of Oncorhynchus keta strain PuntledgeMale-10-30-2019 chromosome 27, Oket_V2, whole genome shotgun sequence contains these coding sequences:
- the LOC127912391 gene encoding uncharacterized PPE family protein PPE21-like isoform X29, giving the protein MSNVPPLSLATGYFITGYFITGYFITGYFITGYFITGYFITGYFITGYFITGYFITGYFITGYFITGYFITGYFITGYFITGYFITGYFITGYFITGYFITGYFITGYFITGYFITGYFITGYFITGYFITGYFITGYFITGYFITGYFITGYFITGYFITGYFITGYFITGYFITGYFITGYFITGYFITGYFIIGYFITGYFITGYFITGYFITGYFITGYFITGYFITGYFITGYFITGYFITGYFITGYFITGYFITGYFITGYFITGYFITGYFITGYFITGYFITGYFITGYFITGYFITGYFITGYFITGYFITGYFITGYFITGYFITGYFITGYFITGYFITGYFITGYFITGYFITGYFITGYFITGYFITGYFITGYFITGYFITGYFITGYFIIGYFITGYFITGYFITGYFITGYFIAFSGVRNSHLTN; this is encoded by the exons ATGTCCAACGTTCCACCACTTTCTTTGGCTACAGGGTATTTCATTACGGGCTATTTCATTACGGGCTATTTCATTACAGGCTATTTCATTACGGGTTATTTCATTACGGGTTATTTCATTACAGGCTATTTCATTACAGGCTATTTCATTACGGGCTATTTCATTACGGGTTATTTCATTACAGGCTATTTCATTACGGGTTATTTCATTACGGGCTATTTCATTACAGGTTATTTCATTACAGGCTATTTCATTACGGGTTATTTCATTACAGGCTATTTCATTACGGGCTATTTCATTACGGGTTATTTCATTACGGGCTATTTCATTACGGGCTATTTCATTACGGGCTATTTCATTACGGGTTATTTCATTACGGGCTATTTCATTACGGGCTATTTCATTACGGGCTATTTCATTACAGGCTATTTCATTACAGGCTATTTCATTACAGGCTATTTCATTACAGGCTATTTCATTACAGGCTATTTCATTACAGGCTATTTCATTACAGGCTATTTCATTACAGGTTATTTCATTACAGGCTATTTCATTACAGGCTATTTCATTACAGGTTATTTCATTATAGGTTATTTCATTACAGGCTATTTCATTACAGGTTATTTCATTACGGGCTATTTCATTACGGGCTATTTCATTACAGGTTATTTCATTACAGGCTATTTCATTACAGGCTATTTCATTACAGGCTATTTCATTACAGGCTATTTCATTACGGGTTATTTCATTACGGGCTATTTCATTACGGGCTATTTCATTACGGGCTATTTCATTACGGGCTATTTCATTACGGGCTATTTCATTACGGGCTATTTCATTACGGGCTATTTCATTACAGGCTATTTCATTACGGGCTATTTCATTACGG GCTATTTCATTACGGGCTATTTCATTACGGGTTATTTCATTACGGGCTATTTCATTACGGGCTATTTCATTACGGGCTATTTCATTACGG GCTATTTCATTACAGGCTATTTCATTACGGGCTATTTCATTACGGGCTATTTCATTACGGGCTATTTCATTACGGGCTATTTCATTACGGGCTATTTCATTACGGGCTATTTCATTACGGGCTATTTCATTACGGGCTATTTCATTACGGGCTATTTCATTACGGGCTATTTCATTACGGGCTATTTCATTACGGGTTATTTCATTACGGGCTATTTCATTACGGGCTATTTCATTATAGGCTATTTCATTACAGGTTATTTCATTACAGGTTATTTCATTACAGGCTATTTCATTACAGGCTATTTCATTGCattctccggagtgagaaacagtcacttaaccaactga
- the LOC127912391 gene encoding uncharacterized protein LOC127912391 isoform X4, whose product MLNVQRSTTFFGYRVFHYGLFHYGLFHYRLFHYGLFHYGLFHYRLFHYRLFHYGLFHYGLFHYRLFHYGLFHYGLFHYRLFHYRLFHYGLFHYRLFHYGLFHYGLFHYGLFHYGLFHYGLFHYGLFHYGLFHYGLFHYGLFHYRLFHYRLFHYRLFHYRLFHYRLFHYRLFHYRLFHYRLFHYRLFHYRLFHYRLFHYRLFHYRLFHYRLFHYGLFHYGLFHYRLFHYRLFHYRLFHYRLFHYRLFHYGLFHYGLFHYGLFHYGLFHYGLFHYGLFHYGLFHYGLFHYRLFHYGLFHYGLFHYRLFHYGLFHYGLFHYRLFHYRLFHYRLFHYGLFHYRLFHYGLFHYGLFHYGLFHYGLFHYGLFHYGLFHYRLFHYRLFHYRLFHYRLFHYRLFHYGLFHYGLFHYGLFHYGLFHYGLFHYGLFHYGLFHYGLFHYGLFHYGLFHYGLFHYGLFHYGLFHYRLFHYRLFHYRLFHYRLFHYRLFHYRLFHYRLFHYRLFHYRLFHYRLFHYRLFHYRLFHYRLFHYRLFHYRLFHYRLFHYRLFHYRLFHYRLFHYRLFHYRLFHYGLFHYGLFHYGLFHYGLFHYGLFHYGLFHYGLFHYGLFHYGLFHYGLFHYGLFHYGLFHYGLFHYGLFHYRLFHYRLFHYRLFHYRLFHYRLFHYRLFHYRLFHFTLMMGKKVEA is encoded by the exons ATGTTGAATGTCCAACGTTCCACCACTTTCTTTGGCTACAGGGTATTTCATTACGGGCTATTTCATTACGGGCTATTTCATTACAGGCTATTTCATTACGGGTTATTTCATTACGGGTTATTTCATTACAGGCTATTTCATTACAGGCTATTTCATTACGGGCTATTTCATTACGGGTTATTTCATTACAGGCTATTTCATTACGGGTTATTTCATTACGGGCTATTTCATTACAGGTTATTTCATTACAGGCTATTTCATTACGGGTTATTTCATTACAGGCTATTTCATTACGGGCTATTTCATTACGGGTTATTTCATTACGGGCTATTTCATTACGGGCTATTTCATTACGGGCTATTTCATTACGGGTTATTTCATTACGGGCTATTTCATTACGGGCTATTTCATTACGGGCTATTTCATTACAGGCTATTTCATTACAGGCTATTTCATTACAGGCTATTTCATTACAGGCTATTTCATTACAGGCTATTTCATTACAGGCTATTTCATTACAGGCTATTTCATTACAGGTTATTTCATTACAGGCTATTTCATTACAGGCTATTTCATTACAGGTTATTTCATTATAGGTTATTTCATTACAGGCTATTTCATTACAGGTTATTTCATTACGGGCTATTTCATTACGGGCTATTTCATTACAGGTTATTTCATTACAGGCTATTTCATTACAGGCTATTTCATTACAGGCTATTTCATTACAGGCTATTTCATTACGGGTTATTTCATTACGGGCTATTTCATTACGGGCTATTTCATTACGGGCTATTTCATTACGGGCTATTTCATTACGGGCTATTTCATTACGGGCTATTTCATTACGGGCTATTTCATTACAGGCTATTTCATTACGGGCTATTTCATTACGGGTTATTTCATTACAGGCTATTTCATTACGGGTTATTTCATTACGGGCTATTTCATTACAGGTTATTTCATTACAGGCTATTTCATTACAGGCTATTTCATTACGGGTTATTTCATTACAGGCTATTTCATTACGGGCTATTTCATTACGGGTTATTTCATTACGGGCTATTTCATTACGGGCTATTTCATTACGGGCTATTTCATTACGG GCTATTTCATTACAGGCTATTTCATTACAGGCTATTTCATTACAGGCTATTTCATTACAGGCTATTTCATTACAGGCTATTTCATTACGGGCTATTTCATTACGGGCTATTTCATTACGGGTTATTTCATTACGGGCTATTTCATTACGGGCTATTTCATTACGGGCTATTTCATTACGGGCTATTTCATTACGGGCTATTTCATTACGGGCTATTTCATTACGGGCTATTTCATTACGGGCTATTTCATTACGGGCTATTTCATTACGGGCTATTTCATTACAGGCTATTTCATTACAGGCTATTTCATTACAGGCTATTTCATTACAGGCTATTTCATTATAGGCTATTTCATTATAGGCTATTTCATTACAGGCTATTTCATTACAGGTTATTTCATTACAGGCTATTTCATTACAGGCTATTTCATTACAGGTTATTTCATTATAGGCTATTTCATTACAGGCTATTTCATTATAGGCTATTTCATTATAGGCTATTTCATTACAGGCTATTTCATTACAGGTTATTTCATTACAGGCTATTTCATTACAGGCTATTTCATTACAGGCTATTTCATTACAGGCTATTTCATTACGGGCTATTTCATTACGGGCTATTTCATTACGGGCTATTTCATTACGGGCTATTTCATTACGGGCTATTTCATTACGGGCTATTTCATTACGGGCTATTTCATTACGGGCTATTTCATTACGGGCTATTTCATTACGGGCTATTTCATTACGGGCTATTTCATTACGGGTTATTTCATTACGGGCTATTTCATTACGGGCTATTTCATTATAGGCTATTTCATTACAGGTTATTTCATTACAG GCTATTTCATTACAGGCTATTTCATTACAGGTTATTTCATTACAGGCTATTTCATTACAGGCTATTTCATTTCACACTAATGATGGGAAAGAAGGTGGAGGCATAG
- the LOC127912391 gene encoding uncharacterized PPE family protein PPE21-like isoform X18 has product MSNVPPLSLATGYFITGYFITGYFITGYFITGYFITGYFITGYFITGYFITGYFITGYFITGYFITGYFITGYFITGYFITGYFITGYFITGYFITGYFITGYFITGYFITGYFITGYFITGYFITGYFITGYFITGYFITGYFITGYFITGYFITGYFITGYFITGYFITGYFITGYFITGYFITGYFITGYFIIGYFITGYFITGYFITGYFITGYFITGYFITGYFITGYFITGYFITGYFITGYFITGYFITGYFITGYFITGYFITGYFITGYFITGYFITGYFITGYFITGYFITGYFITGYFIIGYFITGYFITGYFITGYFITGYFITGYFITGYFITGYFITGYFITGYFITGYFITGYFITGYFITGYFITGYFITGYFITGYFITGYFITGYFITGYFIIGYFIIGYFITGYFITGYFITGYFITGYFITGYFIIGYFITGYFIIGYFIIGYFITGYFITGYFITGYFITGYFITGYFITGYFITGYFITGYFITGYFITGYFITGYFITGYFITGYFITGYFITGYFITGYFITGYFITGYFITGYFITGYFIIGYFITGYFITGYFITGYFITGYFIAFSGVRNSHLTN; this is encoded by the exons ATGTCCAACGTTCCACCACTTTCTTTGGCTACAGGGTATTTCATTACGGGCTATTTCATTACGGGCTATTTCATTACAGGCTATTTCATTACGGGTTATTTCATTACGGGTTATTTCATTACAGGCTATTTCATTACAGGCTATTTCATTACGGGCTATTTCATTACGGGTTATTTCATTACAGGCTATTTCATTACGGGTTATTTCATTACGGGCTATTTCATTACAGGTTATTTCATTACAGGCTATTTCATTACGGGTTATTTCATTACAGGCTATTTCATTACGGGCTATTTCATTACGGGTTATTTCATTACGGGCTATTTCATTACGGGCTATTTCATTACGGGCTATTTCATTACGGGTTATTTCATTACGGGCTATTTCATTACGGGCTATTTCATTACGGGCTATTTCATTACAGGCTATTTCATTACAGGCTATTTCATTACAGGCTATTTCATTACAGGCTATTTCATTACAGGCTATTTCATTACAGGCTATTTCATTACAGGCTATTTCATTACAGGTTATTTCATTACAGGCTATTTCATTACAGGCTATTTCATTACAGGTTATTTCATTATAGGTTATTTCATTACAGGCTATTTCATTACAGGTTATTTCATTACGGGCTATTTCATTACGGGCTATTTCATTACAGGTTATTTCATTACAGGCTATTTCATTACAGGCTATTTCATTACAGGCTATTTCATTACAGGCTATTTCATTACGGGTTATTTCATTACGGGCTATTTCATTACGGGCTATTTCATTACGGGCTATTTCATTACGGGCTATTTCATTACGGGCTATTTCATTACGGGCTATTTCATTACGGGCTATTTCATTACAGGCTATTTCATTACGGGCTATTTCATTACGG GCTATTTCATTACAGGCTATTTCATTACAGGCTATTTCATTATAGGCTATTTCATTACAGGCTATTTCATTACAG GCTATTTCATTACGGGCTATTTCATTACGGGCTATTTCATTACGGGTTATTTCATTACGGGCTATTTCATTACGGGCTATTTCATTACGGGCTATTTCATTACGGGCTATTTCATTACGGGCTATTTCATTACGGGCTATTTCATTACGGGCTATTTCATTACGGGCTATTTCATTACGGGCTATTTCATTACGGGCTATTTCATTACAGGCTATTTCATTACAGGCTATTTCATTACAGGCTATTTCATTACAGGCTATTTCATTATAGGCTATTTCATTATAGGCTATTTCATTACAGGCTATTTCATTACAGGTTATTTCATTACAGGCTATTTCATTACAGGCTATTTCATTACAGGTTATTTCATTATAGGCTATTTCATTACAGGCTATTTCATTATAGGCTATTTCATTATAGGCTATTTCATTACAGGCTATTTCATTACAGGTTATTTCATTACAGGCTATTTCATTACAGGCTATTTCATTACAGGCTATTTCATTACAGGCTATTTCATTACGGGCTATTTCATTACGGGCTATTTCATTACGGGCTATTTCATTACGGGCTATTTCATTACGGGCTATTTCATTACGGGCTATTTCATTACGGGCTATTTCATTACGGGCTATTTCATTACGGGCTATTTCATTACGGGCTATTTCATTACGGGCTATTTCATTACGGGTTATTTCATTACGGGCTATTTCATTACGGGCTATTTCATTATAGGCTATTTCATTACAGGTTATTTCATTACAGGTTATTTCATTACAGGCTATTTCATTACAGGCTATTTCATTGCattctccggagtgagaaacagtcacttaaccaactga
- the LOC127912391 gene encoding uncharacterized PPE family protein PPE21-like isoform X34, which translates to MSNVPPLSLATGYFITGYFITGYFITGYFITGYFITGYFITGYFITGYFITGYFITGYFITGYFITGYFITGYFITGYFITGYFITGYFITGYFITGYFITGYFITGYFITGYFITGYFITGYFITGYFITGYFIIGYFITGYFITGYFITGYFITGYFITGYFITGYFITGYFITGYFITGYFITGYFITGYFITGYFITGYFITGYFITGYFITGYFITGYFITGYFITGYFIIGYFIIGYFITGYFITGYFITGYFITGYFITGYFIIGYFITGYFIIGYFIIGYFITGYFITGYFITGYFITGYFITGYFITGYFITGYFITGYFITGYFITGYFITGYFITGYFITGYFITGYFITGYFITGYFITGYFITGYFITGYFITGYFIIGYFITGYFITGYFITGYFITGYFIAFSGVRNSHLTN; encoded by the exons ATGTCCAACGTTCCACCACTTTCTTTGGCTACAGGGTATTTCATTACGGGCTATTTCATTACGGGCTATTTCATTACAGGCTATTTCATTACGGGTTATTTCATTACGGGTTATTTCATTACAGGCTATTTCATTACAGGCTATTTCATTACGGGCTATTTCATTACGGGTTATTTCATTACAGGCTATTTCATTACGGGTTATTTCATTACGGGCTATTTCATTACAGGTTATTTCATTACAGGCTATTTCATTACGGGTTATTTCATTACAGGCTATTTCATTACGGGCTATTTCATTACGGGTTATTTCATTACGGGCTATTTCATTACGGGCTATTTCATTACGGGCTATTTCATTACGG GCTATTTCATTACAGGCTATTTCATTACAGGCTATTTCATTATAGGCTATTTCATTACAGGCTATTTCATTACAG GCTATTTCATTACGGGCTATTTCATTACGGGCTATTTCATTACGGGTTATTTCATTACGGGCTATTTCATTACGGGCTATTTCATTACGGGCTATTTCATTACGGGCTATTTCATTACGGGCTATTTCATTACGGGCTATTTCATTACGGGCTATTTCATTACGGGCTATTTCATTACGGGCTATTTCATTACGGGCTATTTCATTACAGGCTATTTCATTACAGGCTATTTCATTACAGGCTATTTCATTACAGGCTATTTCATTATAGGCTATTTCATTATAGGCTATTTCATTACAGGCTATTTCATTACAGGTTATTTCATTACAGGCTATTTCATTACAGGCTATTTCATTACAGGTTATTTCATTATAGGCTATTTCATTACAGGCTATTTCATTATAGGCTATTTCATTATAGGCTATTTCATTACAGGCTATTTCATTACAGGTTATTTCATTACAGGCTATTTCATTACAGGCTATTTCATTACAGGCTATTTCATTACAGGCTATTTCATTACGGGCTATTTCATTACGGGCTATTTCATTACGGGCTATTTCATTACGGGCTATTTCATTACGGGCTATTTCATTACGGGCTATTTCATTACGGGCTATTTCATTACGGGCTATTTCATTACGGGCTATTTCATTACGGGCTATTTCATTACGGGCTATTTCATTACGGGTTATTTCATTACGGGCTATTTCATTACGGGCTATTTCATTATAGGCTATTTCATTACAGGTTATTTCATTACAGGTTATTTCATTACAGGCTATTTCATTACAGGCTATTTCATTGCattctccggagtgagaaacagtcacttaaccaactga
- the LOC127912391 gene encoding uncharacterized PPE family protein PPE21-like isoform X8, translating into MSNVPPLSLATGYFITGYFITGYFITGYFITGYFITGYFITGYFITGYFITGYFITGYFITGYFITGYFITGYFITGYFITGYFITGYFITGYFITGYFITGYFITGYFITGYFITGYFITGYFITGYFITGYFITGYFITGYFITGYFITGYFITGYFITGYFITGYFITGYFITGYFITGYFITGYFITGYFIIGYFITGYFITGYFITGYFITGYFITGYFITGYFITGYFITGYFITGYFITGYFITGYFITGYFITGYFITGYFITGYFITGYFITGYFITGYFITGYFITGYFITGYFITGYFITGYFITGYFITGYFITGYFITGYFITGYFITGYFITGYFITGYFITGYFITGYFITGYFITGYFITGYFIIGYFITGYFITGYFITGYFITGYFITGYFITGYFITGYFITGYFITGYFITGYFITGYFITGYFITGYFITGYFITGYFITGYFITGYFITGYFITGYFIIGYFIIGYFITGYFITGYFITGYFITGYFITGYFIIGYFITGYFIIGYFIIGYFITGYFITGYFITGYFITGYFITGYFITGYFITGYFITGYFITGYFITGYFITGYFITGYFITGYFITGYFITGYFITGYFITGYFITGYFITGYFITGYFIIGYFITGYFITGYFITGYFITGYFIAFSGVRNSHLTN; encoded by the exons ATGTCCAACGTTCCACCACTTTCTTTGGCTACAGGGTATTTCATTACGGGCTATTTCATTACGGGCTATTTCATTACAGGCTATTTCATTACGGGTTATTTCATTACGGGTTATTTCATTACAGGCTATTTCATTACAGGCTATTTCATTACGGGCTATTTCATTACGGGTTATTTCATTACAGGCTATTTCATTACGGGTTATTTCATTACGGGCTATTTCATTACAGGTTATTTCATTACAGGCTATTTCATTACGGGTTATTTCATTACAGGCTATTTCATTACGGGCTATTTCATTACGGGTTATTTCATTACGGGCTATTTCATTACGGGCTATTTCATTACGGGCTATTTCATTACGGGTTATTTCATTACGGGCTATTTCATTACGGGCTATTTCATTACGGGCTATTTCATTACAGGCTATTTCATTACAGGCTATTTCATTACAGGCTATTTCATTACAGGCTATTTCATTACAGGCTATTTCATTACAGGCTATTTCATTACAGGCTATTTCATTACAGGTTATTTCATTACAGGCTATTTCATTACAGGCTATTTCATTACAGGTTATTTCATTATAGGTTATTTCATTACAGGCTATTTCATTACAGGTTATTTCATTACGGGCTATTTCATTACGGGCTATTTCATTACAGGTTATTTCATTACAGGCTATTTCATTACAGGCTATTTCATTACAGGCTATTTCATTACAGGCTATTTCATTACGGGTTATTTCATTACGGGCTATTTCATTACGGGCTATTTCATTACGGGCTATTTCATTACGGGCTATTTCATTACGGGCTATTTCATTACGGGCTATTTCATTACGGGCTATTTCATTACAGGCTATTTCATTACGGGCTATTTCATTACGGGTTATTTCATTACAGGCTATTTCATTACGGGTTATTTCATTACGGGCTATTTCATTACAGGTTATTTCATTACAGGCTATTTCATTACAGGCTATTTCATTACGGGTTATTTCATTACAGGCTATTTCATTACGGGCTATTTCATTACGGGTTATTTCATTACGGGCTATTTCATTACGGGCTATTTCATTACGGGCTATTTCATTACGG GCTATTTCATTACAGGCTATTTCATTACAGGCTATTTCATTATAGGCTATTTCATTACAGGCTATTTCATTACAG GCTATTTCATTACGGGCTATTTCATTACGGGCTATTTCATTACGGGTTATTTCATTACGGGCTATTTCATTACGGGCTATTTCATTACGGGCTATTTCATTACGGGCTATTTCATTACGGGCTATTTCATTACGGGCTATTTCATTACGGGCTATTTCATTACGGGCTATTTCATTACGGGCTATTTCATTACGGGCTATTTCATTACAGGCTATTTCATTACAGGCTATTTCATTACAGGCTATTTCATTACAGGCTATTTCATTATAGGCTATTTCATTATAGGCTATTTCATTACAGGCTATTTCATTACAGGTTATTTCATTACAGGCTATTTCATTACAGGCTATTTCATTACAGGTTATTTCATTATAGGCTATTTCATTACAGGCTATTTCATTATAGGCTATTTCATTATAGGCTATTTCATTACAGGCTATTTCATTACAGGTTATTTCATTACAGGCTATTTCATTACAGGCTATTTCATTACAGGCTATTTCATTACAGGCTATTTCATTACGGGCTATTTCATTACGGGCTATTTCATTACGGGCTATTTCATTACGGGCTATTTCATTACGGGCTATTTCATTACGGGCTATTTCATTACGGGCTATTTCATTACGGGCTATTTCATTACGGGCTATTTCATTACGGGCTATTTCATTACGGGCTATTTCATTACGGGTTATTTCATTACGGGCTATTTCATTACGGGCTATTTCATTATAGGCTATTTCATTACAGGTTATTTCATTACAGGTTATTTCATTACAGGCTATTTCATTACAGGCTATTTCATTGCattctccggagtgagaaacagtcacttaaccaactga
- the LOC127912391 gene encoding uncharacterized PPE family protein PPE21-like isoform X16, with the protein MSNVPPLSLATGYFITGYFITGYFITGYFITGYFITGYFITGYFITGYFITGYFITGYFITGYFITGYFITGYFITGYFITGYFITGYFITGYFITGYFITGYFITGYFITGYFITGYFITGYFITGYFITGYFITGYFITGYFITGYFITGYFITGYFITGYFITGYFITGYFITGYFITGYFITGYFITGYFIIGYFITGYFITGYFITGYFITGYFITGYFITGYFITGYFITGYFITGYFITGYFITGYFITGYFITGYFITGYFITGYFITGYFITGYFITGYFITGYFITGYFITGYFITGYFITGYFITGYFITGYFITGYFITGYFITGYFITGYFITGYFITGYFITGYFITGYFITGYFITGYFITGYFITGYFITGYFITGYFITGYFITGYFITGYFITGYFITGYFIIGYFIIGYFITGYFITGYFITGYFITGYFITGYFIIGYFITGYFIIGYFIIGYFITGYFITGYFITGYFITGYFITGYFITGYFITGYFITGYFITGYFITGYFITGYFITGYFITGYFITGYFITGYFITGYFITGYFITGYFITGYFITGYFIIGYFITGYFITGYFITGYFITGYFIAFSGVRNSHLTN; encoded by the exons ATGTCCAACGTTCCACCACTTTCTTTGGCTACAGGGTATTTCATTACGGGCTATTTCATTACGGGCTATTTCATTACAGGCTATTTCATTACGGGTTATTTCATTACGGGTTATTTCATTACAGGCTATTTCATTACAGGCTATTTCATTACGGGCTATTTCATTACGGGTTATTTCATTACAGGCTATTTCATTACGGGTTATTTCATTACGGGCTATTTCATTACAGGTTATTTCATTACAGGCTATTTCATTACGGGTTATTTCATTACAGGCTATTTCATTACGGGCTATTTCATTACGGGTTATTTCATTACGGGCTATTTCATTACGGGCTATTTCATTACGGGCTATTTCATTACGGGTTATTTCATTACGGGCTATTTCATTACGGGCTATTTCATTACGGGCTATTTCATTACAGGCTATTTCATTACAGGCTATTTCATTACAGGCTATTTCATTACAGGCTATTTCATTACAGGCTATTTCATTACAGGCTATTTCATTACAGGCTATTTCATTACAGGTTATTTCATTACAGGCTATTTCATTACAGGCTATTTCATTACAGGTTATTTCATTATAGGTTATTTCATTACAGGCTATTTCATTACAGGTTATTTCATTACGGGCTATTTCATTACGGGCTATTTCATTACAGGTTATTTCATTACAGGCTATTTCATTACAGGCTATTTCATTACAGGCTATTTCATTACAGGCTATTTCATTACGGGTTATTTCATTACGGGCTATTTCATTACGGGCTATTTCATTACGGGCTATTTCATTACGGGCTATTTCATTACGGGCTATTTCATTACGGGCTATTTCATTACGGGCTATTTCATTACAGGCTATTTCATTACGGGCTATTTCATTACGG GCTATTTCATTACGGGCTATTTCATTACGGGTTATTTCATTACGGGCTATTTCATTACGGGCTATTTCATTACGGGCTATTTCATTACGG GCTATTTCATTACAGGCTATTTCATTACGGGCTATTTCATTACGGGCTATTTCATTACGGGTTATTTCATTACGGGCTATTTCATTACGGGCTATTTCATTACGGGCTATTTCATTACGGGCTATTTCATTACGGGCTATTTCATTACGGGCTATTTCATTACGGGCTATTTCATTACGGGCTATTTCATTACGGGCTATTTCATTACGGGCTATTTCATTACAGGCTATTTCATTACAGGCTATTTCATTACAGGCTATTTCATTACAGGCTATTTCATTATAGGCTATTTCATTATAGGCTATTTCATTACAGGCTATTTCATTACAGGTTATTTCATTACAGGCTATTTCATTACAGGCTATTTCATTACAGGTTATTTCATTATAGGCTATTTCATTACAGGCTATTTCATTATAGGCTATTTCATTATAGGCTATTTCATTACAGGCTATTTCATTACAGGTTATTTCATTACAGGCTATTTCATTACAGGCTATTTCATTACAGGCTATTTCATTACAGGCTATTTCATTACGGGCTATTTCATTACGGGCTATTTCATTACGGGCTATTTCATTACGGGCTATTTCATTACGGGCTATTTCATTACGGGCTATTTCATTACGGGCTATTTCATTACGGGCTATTTCATTACGGGCTATTTCATTACGGGCTATTTCATTACGGGCTATTTCATTACGGGTTATTTCATTACGGGCTATTTCATTACGGGCTATTTCATTATAGGCTATTTCATTACAGGTTATTTCATTACAGGTTATTTCATTACAGGCTATTTCATTACAGGCTATTTCATTGCattctccggagtgagaaacagtcacttaaccaactga